The sequence ATGTGAAATACAGGGCATGAAAAATTTCACAAGGACTGCTGCGAATCTCTTGGGTGCCATGACAAAGATAGACACCAATTACTACCCTGAGGTAGCTGAACTTTGGTTCAAGCAATTATATGTTGTTATAAAATGCTGTTTGTGATCTAACTGTTTTGCAATATATAGACATTACACCGAATGTACATTGTCAATGCTGGCCCTGGATTTAAGAAGATGCTTTGGCCTGCAGCACAGAAATTTCTTGATGTAAAGACTATTGCAAAGATACAGGTAAAGGATATTATTCGGGCCTGTGGCATCTAGTTTTCCTTTCTCTTGCAGCCTTGATTTTTGTATTAACTGTCTTAAAATCCAGGTTCTGGAACCCAAATTTTTGTCTAAACTACTGGAAGTTATTGATTCAAGGTATGTTTGCATTATACTATCTGCAATGTTTTCCTTGGCACTTGACAGTACCCATCATCTCATTGTTACACATCTCCTTTCAGTCAGTTGCCAGACTTCCTGGGCGGATCATGTACATGTTCTGCTGAAGGAGGCTGCCTTAAGTCAAATAAAGGTCCATGGAATGACATAGAGATAATGAAGGTTattacctttcttttttcttattgaatTGTATAGTGGTTTTAGGCTTGAATCACTTTATTGAATTGATTCGTGAAGATTAACCTAAGGTCTCTAATTTGTAGCTTCTGCATGCTGCTGAAGCAACATTTGTGAGGGAAATCACCAGAGTGTCTAATGAACAGCAGAAACTTAACTCTTATATTCAAATACGCCCACTGAAGGTTAGTTCAGAATTGTTATTTGTGGTACTTTCTCTTACTGGTTCAGATAATGATGCATCCATCATTCCattcttgttctttttaaCCAGGGCAGAACAAGTGATACATCAATTGTAGAATCGGCATCAGATAATGATGATCCTTGTTCTTCGCTAGGACGAAGGAGTTCTACGTTTCCTCCTTTGGACGCACTTAACGAAGAAGTGAGTTttgagatttattttctttgtgatTTGTGTGGTTCCATATATGTACTGCATACATATGTTGGTGTgtgttttgattaatttgtttaTGCACGTGAAGGCATCAGATCCAAATGCTTACTACAGCTGTGATGATAATTTGCCTCTGGTTGAGAAAGCTGTAACAAGTGATCAAGGAGTGGGACATCGTCAGGGTCAATCACTTAATCATAGCATGGAAAATGTTTCTCGTGAGGCAACATCAAATTCAGAAGGTAAATACTATTACTAActtattttcatttagttTTGCtaaaagttttattttcaacTTTTACAAATGTACAAATTGTTATTACCGCTTACTCGTACTTCAGCTATCAGCTGTTGTTTCCTTGTCAACCCTACCTTTTAGCTTATGTTCTAAATTCATGGATCTTTTCAGGTAGTTCAGTTAACTTTCGGCATAACATTGTTAAGGACCAAATTGAGAGGAGGGACTTCTCTCGTGTGGCAAGAATGCTAATATCTTTCCTGGTCAGAGTAATACCATTTTCTCATATTCTACGATTTGAATTTTGGGGAAGGAAGAACAACATTTACCCATCTAATTTGGTGGAAAGCAACACACATAGCCAGTCACCAACACCTGAAGCTGTGAATGAAGAAGACTATGTCCTCCCATGTTTACAGCGTCTTCAACAGCTAGAAAAGGTATACGAGGACCTTAACAACAAGCCTGCTGCGATTCCTTTAGAGAAGGAGCGAATGTTGATGGACTCTTTGGACAGGATAAAGTCTGTTGAACATGATCTTGAGCAAACAAAAAGAGTATGCTATGTAACTGTGACTACTTTTAGTCATTTGATTATTGAACTCTTAATAGCATAGATAACAATAATTTTCACTTGAATGTTATTGTTACAGGTACTGCATTCTGCAGTGGTAAAGCAACTAGAGATTGCTAGGTTGCTGGATAATCTGCAGGAATCTAAATTTCGTGTAAGTCTCTTAGCAAAAACTGCAGTAACTTGGAACATCATTAAGTCTTCTATGGGGAATTTTGTTCATCGTAATATGATCAATATGAACATATGATATAGTCACAGGGGTCTAGCAATAGATAAGTAGTGAAAGAAGCGTTTTCTAATCATAGCGCTTAAAACCTGATGttcatattataaattatagtTATGTTGAGCTGAATCTGACATTGGGGATGCTTTTTTGATGCAGCAGAAGAGACCGTTTTGTTGAACAGGTAACGACTCATAGTAGAACAAGCTACATGCGTGGATCTATGTTAAAGAAGTATGATAATGTACACACTCGGAAGAGGCAGAAGGATAGATTTTCTCCTCCCTCccacccctttttttttttcccttcttttttgaaatttcCTGTCTATCAAGCTACATGGGCTGTAACCTTTTTGCTGCTTTGAAACAGAACAGTGCAGagatgaaccaaaaaaaaaaaaaaaaaaggaaaaaaaaaaaattaatgaaatcttGTATAATTCGGCTTAACTTGTTTTCGTTTtgtgagaaaaaaaatgcaaggTCTTCTACTCTTCTTAGATCAGATCCATTGCCATGTATGtaaagaaaatttcaatattCACTCAGAGATGAACTAATTATATTTCAGAGTAAGAGCCCCACTGGGTTGATCTCTAGCATAAGAAATACTGAAATGCCAACATAATTTCCTTTCCACCATGTTAGTTGATACTTGAATTGGCATGCAAGTTGCCCAAACtcaggaagagaaaaaaaaagcctcttaACTCGTTTACCAATTGATGCACTGGTGATGACAAAAAGACCCTCCAAGTCCAAAAGGTTGTCTTGAAAGGCTAGGTTTATGAAAAAGGTAACGTGCGACTGTTCTGTGGAAATGCAAAGCCTAAGGTGTTAGGAGCTCATTTAaagacaagaagaagaaaagttatACTTCTAAACACTTGAAATAAGGGAATTTGATTGGATTATCGCATCAAATACTTTTGGTAAAGCTCAAGCAAttgaaataattgaaaatatgaTCTCTATAGTTATATATTGAACATCATCTACTTGCCTCTTTACTCGTAAGGAGATACTTCTCTTTTATGCGAATCACACTTTGATACATATGTAAAAacaattcatcaaaaacacaaaatgaaaaacttctATACATGTGTCACACTACTATTAGTAGAAATGTAAAAGTTCCTATTTACCTAATAAGGAAGTAAGTATTTCCCTTCTTCAAGCCTAGTAATATTTGGCACCAACCATGGTGGACCACATTATTCCattaacataaataattaatcatatttgttttgtgGTGAGTGGTGACAGCAAGATCTGGTTGGAAAAGGTTGAGCTAACGCGCAATTCCattaagataaaataaaagcatgTTGGTCATTTTCGGAAGAAACGTGACATCCAAAACCACCAATTGTGGGAAGCTAATTATCATTTGAATTGTACATTACCTCTTAACCAAGtgttaaaaaaacaatttttaatgGTTCAATCAATGTGTATAGACTGTAACTATAAAATTATGAAGTtggtaaataaaatttcaaataataattatttttgaataagGTAAATTGAGCTTATCTATCTTACTCTTAAGTATGAACAAATTAGTCCACAATTTAGAGATctgacaagaaaaataataatattagaGAAAGACAATAATACCCACTGCCCCAATataaccaaaattaaaaatcaaatgggaggaggaaaaaagaaaccagTTTCCGCGTAGCCTGCTGTACTCCATTTTCAATCAAGCCCGACTGTTTCTAAGGTAAGTTGCTACTAGCTACTTCAACTTGCTAGCAAACttgcaaaaattaaaaataagaaaaaacagaaagattTAAGCTTTttatcctcttttttttttttttcctttccagaagaagaaatagtgaacaaataaaagaaagagaaacagaAGGTGGAGGAAAAACTCTCGCTTTAGTCAACAAAGAGAGATCTTTGATCTCTAACTTGGCTTCTCTTTGTTCTCTCCACGAACCCAGAAAGCATGGTGTTGAATCAAAGCTTTTGCTTCAGCTTTGcaattctcttcttcttccttttgatGGGTTTtcctgcttcttcttcttctcctacTTTCATTTCAGGTGTTGCTCAATTTAACAGATAACTTCTATATATGTAGTGCCATACCATTACATTCAATACAAGTAAGCTCAGATTCGACAAAGCTCTAaacttttgtttcttctgtCTGTAACTACAGGTGGTATCTTTGAATCTCAGGCTTCAATCGGCCGGAACCTACTGCAGGCCAAGAAAGGTTTCATTTCCTTCACACCCttctctgaatttttttttctttgtttgtcaTGAATTTTAACTCTAGAAATTGAATTGTGGTGCCACAAGGTACGAAAACTGCTGTTTTCTAGTTTTAGACAATGCTCATTTGATGGCCTTTTCTAgcttcaattttattatttggacGATGAAAGCTGATTGCAGTTTGCATCTATATGCTGCTCGTGTGCTAAATGATCTGTTATTGGAGGCTGATGGATTGGCCTTAATTAGGATAATTCACTAGTAATCAAGTAATTATCTTTTCTGTTATTTCAGTTTGTGGTTAGTTAAATCATGTCAAAACTGGCTttgagaaattaattgacCAGAATGGAATCGAAATCTAGTGACTAAATTGGGGAGTCTTTCACAGAATGGTATATATTTGCAAATGGTTGATGGTTTATCGTGTCTTCTTAAGTTCTCATATGCCAAAGTTTCCTTTTAATTCGCATAGATAtaaggaagagaaaaatagaggTGCTTGAGATTGGGCTTTAATTTGAAGCCAAGCTGATATTCTGCAACTTGATTATGCTGTGTATTGTCTCTCAGCTTGCATCCTTTTGTACCACTGGATTGCCCAAATTATGCAAGATGATTGAAAAATGGGTTGCTATTTGATGCCCCTCTCTACTTTTTCCATTGATTTGGAAATTATAGGTAGAAGAAGCTTATATATTGTTTGTTTGAGAGATCGAGAATGCTAGAAGCATGTTAGGATTATAAATGAAAcagcaaagaaagaaaatacaaaacaagaaCATGATTCAATTAGGcaaaatattgtttttcaaCCAGATTGCATTACTTTGAAGCTTATTTTTCAATAAGAACTTGGAAGCTTATATGTCACACTGAGGCTCTTTTTTGGTTCTGGGTTGCATAGAACCTTAATCCTCTTGAGagcttatttttctgtttatagATCTTAATAGAAGGTAACTAAGTCTTGTGAAATATTGTCTCCTGTTATCTGCAGGCTGTCCGGTGAACTTTGAGTTTTTGAACTACACTGTTATCACAAGCCGATGCAAAGGACCACAGTACCCTGCTGCCCAGTGTTGTGATGCATTCAAGGAATTGGCTTGTCCTTATACAGATGTGCTGAATGACTTGACAAATGAATGTGCTTCAATTATGTTCAGCTACATTAACCTCTATGGAAACTACCCACCGGGGCTTTTTGCCAATGAGTGCCATGAAGGGAAGGAAGGTCTTCTATGCCCTGCATTACCACCATCGGCGTCGGCTGACGATGTAAATGGTGTTCATACCACATGCAATCGATCTCCATTGCTAATGCTCACAGCTGGTTTCGTAGTATTGTTATTCAGGTTATTATGAATGTCAAGACCATTTTCAGCCATTTAGTATATTTAGACTTGTGAGGAAGTTACAATTTTTTCATTCATCGGGTTTTCATCCATGTTTTACCCACAAGTGCTAGAGCTAATACCGTTGTAATAAGATACTTTCCATTTATTTCAATGCATCATTTTGTGGTGGCATTTGGTATTTGTAATATTTAAACGTCCGTTTGTGCAATACATTGACAGCTATACACTTCAAAATCTCTCGTTTTCAAGAGTTCCGCTACGTGGTTTTTAAACGCGTCGAAATATCTAATTACAAACTCATCATGGTTTCCAAATGTGTCAAATGAGCTGGAGTGCGTAATGTGGGGACCAGATGCAATTATCTTCATATCATCTGTAGCTTGGACTTTTGTTTCTGTGGCTCTAAATAATTGATGCCAGTGCagaccaaaatataaaatttgagGAGAATCATCTAATTTTCTCCCCCAGCCGGCCAAAGTAAAACAATTTGGAGGGTTCACAGTGTACAAGGCCTTTAACTTCCTACTAAACTCTTAAGGTTCATCTCCAACAACAATTAGCAATTTATATGGCAATCATTGCTGCTCTTGCTCCTCCGTCTCTTGCCAATCAGAACAAGTTACCATCCTTCTCTTCGAAAATCCCGGTTAGAATGCCAACCACTCTGGTTTTTCTTCGAATGTGTAGCAACTTCCAAGAAGTAAGACAAGTACATGCTCAATTAGTTGTATCAGGACTGCTTGACCGCCCTCCAAATGCAGGGAGGCTTCTTCAGTCCTATGTTACAGTGTCACAAATTTACCATGCCTCATCAGTTTTCGATAGAATATCTTGTCCTGATGTATTTGCCTACAATAACATGATCAGAGGATTGATACTGTGTAAGTGCCCAAATAATTCTTTGTTGCTGTATAATAAACTTGTACTAGATGGCTTAAAACCAGACAGTTACACTTATACCTTTGTTCTTAAAGCATGTTCCCAACTGAGTGCAATCTTTGAAGGTAGACAAGTGCATTGCCGGATAGTTAAGGCCGGCACAGCAATGGATACACACGTTCATAGCTCACTAATACACATGTACTCGAGTTCAACGGACAGTTTGGTCTGTGCAGAACAAGTTCTTGCAGGCTTCCCTGAAGAGAACACGATTGCGAAGAACTCGTTGATTTCAGGGTATCTCAGTCAGGGTGAAGTAGAAAAGGCTAGAGAAATGTTTGATAACATGGTACAAAAGGATGACGCATCTTGGAGCGCAATGATAGCAGGGTACACAAAGAATGGTATGTCTGCAGAAGCATTAGGCCTCTTTCagaaaatgatgatgatttcCGAAGTTTCTCCAAATGAGGCAACCCTTGTGAGCTCATTGTCTGCCTGTGCTCATTTGGGAGCTTTAGACCAAGGAAAATGGATACATGCATATGCTGATAAAATTGGGGCTAAGATTAGTGTCACTCTTGGTACTGCTCTCATAGACATGTATGCCAAATGTGGCAGCATTGAACATGGCTATGAAGTCTTTAAGAAGATGCCACAAAAAGATTTAGTTGCTTGGGGGGTTATTATTTCTGGTTTTGCCATACACGGGCAAGCTGAAAAGTGCTTTGAACTGTTTGATGACATGGTTGCTAATGGAACTTATCCGAATGAGATAATTTTTGTGGCTATTTTATCTGCTTGCTCCCATGCCGGCTATGTTGAAATGGGATATCATTACTTTTATCAAATGGTGCATGAGTATGGGATAAGACCATCCATTGAACATTATGGATGCATGGTGGACCTTCTTGGCCGTGCCGGGCGGCTGGCTGAGGCAGAAGAACTTATCATGTCACTGCCAGAAAAGCCCAATTCGGTTATATGGGGTGCGTTACTTGGTGCTTGTAGGATGCACAATGACCTGAGGAGAGGGAACCTTGCTTTCAAGCACTTGACTGAACTTGAGCCAATGTCTGGCGACAGATATAAACTTGCAGGGCTTATGTTCGCTAAGGCTGGGGAAAAGGAAACTGCAACTAAAATTACAAAGCTCATCAGAGAAAATAACTTGGAGACAACTCGTGGACTGAGCTTTATTGAAATTGATGGTGTGGTCCATGACTTTGAAGCAGGGACTATTAATCATAGCAAGTACAATGAAATCTACAAGATGTGGGGGGAAGGGTTAATAGATTTTTAGACATAGATGCAATTGAAGTTAGAACTCCATTATAGCATACATTTTCGATGTGGGAGAGGCCATAGATTCTTCACATcttattattttaaagatgTTGATGCCATGCAATTAAGTCCAATTTTGGTACTTAATATGAGGTTGTACACATCAATGGTCTCCTGTGCTCTGTAAGTCGAAAATTGCAAAATTgaggaaaatggaaaaaaaattccactTATAGACATACAAATACTCGACACAATTATACGCTCAGTAAAGCCTCATGATACATACAGTTCGTTCGGCACGGCAGAGAAGCTCGCCGTATTCGTAATTTATTGAAACTACATAATAGAATACTTATTCTATAGCAGGCTCCGACATAAATAACTAATATACAATGAGAAAACCTTTCAAATTTCACAGCCTGTTCATCAAAAGAGCCTCTCTGTGCTTTGTCTCTCTGTTTTCGGTGGGAAgtaataagaaaataacctTGGAGTCCCACCATAACCTCTTCATATCTTGTTTAGGCCACGGCAGTGCTCAAATAAATAATCCAGAGTAATTATTCACCACATAAGCTTGGCTTTAGACTTTTGCCGGAACTGCTTCCTTGTCATGCACCAAGGACCGGGGAAGGTGCTCACCTGTATTAACACCAGGTAATTATATACTAAACAGAATTTTAAACACCACCTTGAAACTTGCAACTCCACAAGTCACATGGAGAAATCCAGATATCTAATAATGTTTATAGCCAACTGAATCTATGATGGATTTCTTTTAAAGATATTTTGCAATGGATATGTGCAGTTTTGCCTGTTCGAATTGTACATCTAAACACAGGTTTTGTGATAGTGACAACACTTACGTTGCTGATCAGCTTGGCCCCAAACCATGCAGTATCTGCACCATATGGAGGGGGAATGACTGTGATTCCTTTAGATACAGATGGAGGGAGAAGTCCATGTAATTCCTTCTCTAACCTTcctgaataaaaaaaaatgttgaaagaaaaaggtaaTGATTCGTATTCTTACAAGTAATTTGCAACATTTTTTCACATCTCTATTGCCACTAGATTAGTAAGCTGCCCATTTCAGattgggttttttcttttgtcacaAAAGATAGAGTGCCTGTAATTGAATGATACCTGCAAGTCCAGGTAAACATGCACTCCCTCCTGACAAGACTACAGTCTTGAACCAAGCATCATCATCTGTTAGTTCTGCAGAATGACAATGGTCCATACAAAGAGCAACAGCCTGGTGCAAACCCATAGTACGCCTATACCAAaaatcatattaaaatttaaatacagCTTCCCTCTGAAGTTCTGCATTCTGAATAAACTAAATGGTAATGTTGGATAGAAACCATGCTTGATGATTTTATGTGATGAATGCAACAGAATCTACAAAATGGGGAGAGGAAGAAGGGGAGGGAAAAACAGAAAGCAATTAATCTGAAACTTTCTAACAGTACTTACACTCCTGCAAGCCGTGGCTGGAATAAGATTTCTCCTGTTTGAAACCTCTCTTTTGAAAGAGTAAACCAACCTTCTCCAGTGGCTTCAAATGACGCTTGTGTATTTTTAGATAGCTCAGCTTCATAATCAGCAGCAACATAACATAAGTTCTGAGTGTTATTCAACCAACAGAACATTAGCCAAATTCAATAGTCTTTATAATGAATTTAAGAAACACTAAaacatgaaattgaaaaattctttctttcttgattTATCACAATAATGAACACACTTCTTTCTTAACTTTGCACATTCCAGTCCTTGACCCAGTAAAGCATGGGGCGAATTGAACTTCTTCACCCATAATATTCACCTTACTTTCTAACTTTCCACTTGTCATTACACCAATAAGTTTCCATATACAACTATGACATcagaagaaagaacaaaaaatagaaCCAGAAATTGTCCTTTATAAAGAACTGTTGAATGCTACTGATAGCAGTAACGGTCACTGACAGTATTCTATGAGGATAAATATCCAATAACCACAGCCTGCACCATGAAAGGATAGCCAATATACCTCTTTCAGAGTCCGAACAGTGTACAGTGATTCAAAACCGATATTGTTCTGCTGCATCAGCTCCCTAAGGAATCCTGTAAGCTTTAACGCTCCCAATCCCATAACTTCCACGCCCACCTTGCGCATTACTTTACCATTTAAAACTGTAAACACAACAGTAAAACATAAGTACAAAGTTCCAAAAGTCCCAAGaaccaaaaatggaaaaaaagaaacaagaaaaaaaaaacatagcaTCACCAGAGACAAGGATAAAAGAAACTATTGGAACGGAAAAGTTCAGTGGATGGTTTAGAAAAGTTTCAGTGGAAGAATTTTTCTAGAGATATCTAAAGAACTAAAAGCAAACAAGCATGCCTAGAACTACAAATCACACAATACCAGATTGCCAGCTAAAAATGAGAAGTAAACCGACATTTCAAAAAACTAATTCAAAAGGGTAAACAATATTATGTCATGCATAgctgtgaagaaaaaaaattatatacaatTGCAAAAGAGACACTATCCACGTTCCCCAAGAAAACATTAACATGGACAGGGATCTGTTTTCCATTAGTtaatatttctgaaattgctaggaaaatgaaatgaaaattaaaatagctTACTTGGAACAATAGAAGTGACCTGGAAACCAATGTTTACAACAATCCCTGAGGTCCTTCTTGCTGCGAATAAAGCTAAAGTTGCCTACAGTTTTAAAAGCAGACAGTGAATCTGGATCAAGAACTCAATTAACCCATCTATACATTGAAACAATGCAGTTCCAGACCACATAGAAAAACTTTGCATGAATGCAATCCATCTTAGTTATGCTTTATTTCCTTGCTTCCCTATGGTTTTTAGACAACAGATTATATTAC comes from Prunus dulcis chromosome 6, ALMONDv2, whole genome shotgun sequence and encodes:
- the LOC117632035 gene encoding pentatricopeptide repeat-containing protein At5g66520-like, whose product is MAIIAALAPPSLANQNKLPSFSSKIPVRMPTTLVFLRMCSNFQEVRQVHAQLVVSGLLDRPPNAGRLLQSYVTVSQIYHASSVFDRISCPDVFAYNNMIRGLILCKCPNNSLLLYNKLVLDGLKPDSYTYTFVLKACSQLSAIFEGRQVHCRIVKAGTAMDTHVHSSLIHMYSSSTDSLVCAEQVLAGFPEENTIAKNSLISGYLSQGEVEKAREMFDNMVQKDDASWSAMIAGYTKNGMSAEALGLFQKMMMISEVSPNEATLVSSLSACAHLGALDQGKWIHAYADKIGAKISVTLGTALIDMYAKCGSIEHGYEVFKKMPQKDLVAWGVIISGFAIHGQAEKCFELFDDMVANGTYPNEIIFVAILSACSHAGYVEMGYHYFYQMVHEYGIRPSIEHYGCMVDLLGRAGRLAEAEELIMSLPEKPNSVIWGALLGACRMHNDLRRGNLAFKHLTELEPMSGDRYKLAGLMFAKAGEKETATKITKLIRENNLETTRGLSFIEIDGVVHDFEAGTINHSKYNEIYKMWGEGLIDF
- the LOC117632037 gene encoding GPI-anchored protein LLG1, with amino-acid sequence MVLNQSFCFSFAILFFFLLMGFPASSSSPTFISGGIFESQASIGRNLLQAKKGCPVNFEFLNYTVITSRCKGPQYPAAQCCDAFKELACPYTDVLNDLTNECASIMFSYINLYGNYPPGLFANECHEGKEGLLCPALPPSASADDVNGVHTTCNRSPLLMLTAGFVVLLFRLL
- the LOC117632034 gene encoding phosphatidylinositol/phosphatidylcholine transfer protein SFH13, producing MSGLEGLEACDEIRDRRLDFENSEEERRRSRICNLKKKAINASSKFTHSLKKRGKRKIDYRVPSVSIEDVRDEKEESAVQELRQRLLDMDLLPARHDDYHTLLRFLKARDLNIEKTIHLWEEMLKWRKEFGTDTILEDFEFEELDEVLQYYPQGYHGVDKEGRPVYIERLGKAHPSRLMQITSIERYLKYHVQEFERALQEKFPACSIAAKRQICSTTTILDVQGLGMKNFTRTAANLLGAMTKIDTNYYPETLHRMYIVNAGPGFKKMLWPAAQKFLDVKTIAKIQVLEPKFLSKLLEVIDSSQLPDFLGGSCTCSAEGGCLKSNKGPWNDIEIMKLLHAAEATFVREITRVSNEQQKLNSYIQIRPLKGRTSDTSIVESASDNDDPCSSLGRRSSTFPPLDALNEEASDPNAYYSCDDNLPLVEKAVTSDQGVGHRQGQSLNHSMENVSREATSNSEGSSVNFRHNIVKDQIERRDFSRVARMLISFLVRVIPFSHILRFEFWGRKNNIYPSNLVESNTHSQSPTPEAVNEEDYVLPCLQRLQQLEKVYEDLNNKPAAIPLEKERMLMDSLDRIKSVEHDLEQTKRVLHSAVVKQLEIARLLDNLQESKFRQKRPFC